The following DNA comes from Mucilaginibacter jinjuensis.
CCAACTTTATGCTGTACAATGTTTTTTTAGTGATAGAGTGCCTGGTTGAAAGCTACTTTTTTTACCACCTGTACAAAACGTACTACAATCGTTTTAAACTGTTTGGCTCGTGGGCAATTATTTTTCTGTTCGTTTATTTTGCCGAACTGATAACTAATAAATATGCAGGTTTTGTGTTTATCACATTTACCGTTGTTTCGGTTGTGCTGGTACTGGCAAGTGTGTATTACTATTACCTGGTGCTGCGCGAAGACCAGTTTAGGAGCCTTTCTGTATATGCGCCATTTTGGTGGGTAAGCGGTACTTTATGTTTTTACTTTGCAGGCACTGCCAGTAACATCTTTTTCAGCTACCTGGCTAAAGACCGCGCCCCGATCATCAATCACTCCGTAAGGTATGTGGTTTTTAATATTCTTAATATTGTTTTGTATTTAAACTGGTCATATTCATTTATATGCAGATATCGTCAGAGGACTTCATCTTCCTTATCGGATTAACGTCTGTTATCTTTCTTATCGCACCGGTCTCCCTCATTATATATGTTAACTTATATAACCGGAGAAAAAAGAGGCATAAAGAAGAGAAAGAACAGCTGAAGAAAGACTTTGAGAACGAGCTGTTAAAAAGTCAGATGGAAGTTCAGGAGCAAACCATGCAAACCATTGCCAGTAACCTGCATGATAATATTGGCCAGCTGTTAAGCCTTACCGTAGTTACGCTAAGTGCCATTAACCCTGATGATCCCGACCGGGTTGCAGAAAAAGTAGAATCGGCCAGCCAGTTGGCTAAACGATCGATCAAAGAACTGCGGCAACTTTCGCGACTGATTTATGGGCAGGAGCTTATCCGGATGGGGTTGGCAGATGCCATTAAATTTGAGCTGGATTATTTAGAAACAGCGGGCTTGCATGCCATTACCTTTAATAGTAACTATTTAAATAAAGAAGGGCAGTCTGATAAAGAAATTATCCTGTTCCGCATCTTCCAGGAAGTGCTTAACAATGTGATAAAGCATGCAGCCGCCACTGCCATAGATGTTACCATTACCCAAAACGACAAACGTTTAAACCTGGTGATAAAAGACAATGGCAAAAGTTTTAATGCCGAAGAAGTATTGAAAGAAAAACGCGGCATGGGATTATTTAACATCCGCAAGCGAGTGCAGATTATTGATGGCGATGTTAATATAATTGCCACCCCAAATATTGGAACCGAAATTAATATAATTGTACCCTATTAAATTATGATGGAAGATCAGGTAATACAGATCGCTATTGTTGATGATCATACCTTATTCAGGCAAGGGATAGGCAGCCTGTTATCAGAGTATAAAGAGATCGAGATTTTATTTGATGCAGCAAACGGCCTGGAGTTAAAGGAGAAATTATCCAGATACCCACTACCCCAGGTAATACTGATGGATATTACCATGCCCCTGATGAACGGTTACGAAACCACCGCCTGGATAAAACAAAACTATCCACAGGTAAGGGTATTGGCCCTGAGCATGTTTGAGGAGGATGAGCCCATTATAAAAATGCTGAAAAGCGGTGCAGGCGGCTATATCCTCAAAGAATCAAAAGCATCAGACCTGGTGTATGCTATTAAAACTATCGCCACACACGGTTTCTTTTTAAATAACCTGGTTTCGGGAAAACTCCTTCGTTCTATACAGGATGATACCCTGCCAAAAGAACCTACCAGTGAGTTAACAGCTAATGAAACCAAGTTTTTAGAGTACTGTTGTTCTGAACTTACCTACAAGGAGATTGCTGATAAAATGTTCCTCAGCCCGCATACTATTGATAATTACCGGGAGGCTTTGTTTCAGAAATTCGATATTAAATCGCGTACAGGACTGGTCATGTTCGCCCTGAAAAACAACATTGCTAAGTTTTAAACAAAGAAGGCCTTGCTTAAAGCAAGGCCTTCTTTGTTATTATAAGAACTCTTTTATGGTTTCTTTTTATTGCTCATTTCTATTTCGCGGTCCATCTCTACAATATCTACCGGCTGGTTAAAATCGCCCAACAGGTATTTGCAGAAATAATCACCTTTTTGCCAGAAGAAATATTCGGTCATATCGCCGTAAGCATGTCTTTGGCCCGGTAGCAATACAAAATCAAAACGCTTGTTGGCTTTAATTAAAGCATTAATTAAACGGATGGTATTGGCCGGATGTACGTTATTATCAATATCACCGGTAGAAAGCAGTAAGCGGCCTTTCAGGTTCTTAGCTACATCCGGGTTTTTATCAATGGTGTACTGGAAAGTGGTATCGCCTTTAGGGGTGATGATCTCTTTTACACCGTTATGTTTCTCGCTCCACCAGCGGTTGTACACGCTGTTATCGTGGTTACCAGATTCTGATACCGCCACTTTAAAGAAATCGGGATAAACCAGCATAGCCGCACTCGACATAAAGCCACCGCCCGAGTGACCGGTTATACCCACACGGTTAATATCAATAAACGGATATTTATCTGCCAGTTGCTCTGCCGCTGCTTTTTTATCGGCCAGGCCATAATCGCGCAGGTTACCGTAACCAAAGTTATGGTACCATTTAGAGCGTTCCGGGTTACCGCCACGGTTACCTACCGTAACTACGATGAAGCCAAACTGCGCCAGCCTGTCTACGTTGTCCATTCTTGAACTGAATGCTTTGTTTACAGCTTCGGTTTGCGGGCCAGGGTAAACATACTCTATCAAAGGATATTTCTTAGTCGGGTCGAAATCAAACGGTTTGTACATTACGCCATACAAATCGGTAATACCGTCATCAGCCTTAATTTTAAATGGCTCCGGGAATTTATAACCAGCACCCATCAGGCGCGAAAGATCGGCAGTTTCCAGATCCATCAATTTACGGCCTGTGTTGTCACACAGTACAGATTTTGGTGCTGTGTTTACTCTCGAAAAAGCATCAACAAAATACTTTTCGGTATCGTTCTGGTTACTGGTATGATCAAAGTTACCGGCGTTTAACAGCTTTAAGCCGCTACCGTCTAAATTTATACGGTATAAATGCACATAGTAAGGGTTCTCGTTAGGTTCCCTGCCCGATGCTGTAAAATACAATACCCTGTTCTTTTCATCTATATTAACAATATCATCGCAGTGGAATGATCCCGAAGTGATCTGATTTTTAAGGTTGCCGGCATCATCATATAAATAAAAATGAGCCCAACCATCACGTTCCGACCATTCTACCAGTTCTTTGCCGCCATTAATCAGTCCCGGTTTCGCAATTTCAACGTAGGTGTTCATGCGCTCCTCAACCTTAATGTCAACCTTGCCGGTATTAATATCAACACTGCATACATCAATCTTCTTAAGGTCTCGGCCTGTGCGGTAAAAGTAGAAACGGCTGTTGGTACCTAACCAAACAGATGGCCTAAACTCATCATCTTTATTTTTGGCTAAAACAGGTGCCTGCCATGTAGAAAGCTCCTGATCTTTAAATAAAGTAACGTTTAGCTTTTTGCTGGTTTTGGCATCAAAATCAAACAAAAGCAATTCGCGGTGCGGTTGCTCTTTTTCGCCAGGCATTTCGTATTTGTAAGTTTGCAGGGTTGGGCGTGGCTGGGCAATACTGTTAATTACCCACAGATCTTTCACCTTACGTTCATCGCTACGGATCAAAGCAAAATGCTTCGAATCCGGCGACCATAATACAGATGATGATTTACGTTTCTTTTTGCTTTTGGCATCGTCACCATCCGTGTCCGTATCATCATCATTACCGCTGTTGCCGTAGGCGTAATATTCTACCCCATCTTTAGTAAGCGCATGCTCAACAATAGTACTGTCGTCTTCGTTCTTTACTGCTTTTTTGTAATTCTCCTTATCCATCCAGTACAGGTTAAAGTACCGGGCAAAAATTACAACCGAACTATCAGGCGCTATAGAAGCCCATTTTGGTTTAGGCTTTACTTTTTCGTAGTTTTTAAGTTCGGCCAGTTTTTTTGTGGCGAGGTTATATTGAAAATAAAAAGTCTTTTTCTCTAACGAGTCTGCCGCTTTTTTATCCTTGCGGTCTTTCTTCACTACGTCAATACTGCTCTTCAGTTCAAACTGGATGCTTTTTTCATCTTTAGTGAATTTCAGGTTCTCGATAGGTAAATGCTGGGCATCAAACGGATCTTTAACAATCAGCGTAATTTCTGCAGCCAGGCGAGCATTATCAAAAAGCAGCTCTTTTTTCTGCGCGCCCGGATCAACCAGGTACCAGTTCTTAATATTGCTGGTTTCGTACACATACCAAAAGCGGTCGCTTTGCTTTAGCCAATGCGGTTCGATATTGGTTGTAAAAACAAGTTTCTGAATTTTTTTGGGCGAAAACCTGGCAGCCAACTGATAGTTAGCCTGTACAGGTGCCGGTGCAGCCGCTGGTGTTTGCGCCTTGGTGTGCAAACAAAACAGGGAAGCCGACAGCAAGAGGTAAAGTTTTTTCATACAATAATTTAGACCGACTAATTTAAATGATACCGCGCAATAAAAGCATTTGCAACAAATTTAATACGGTGGTAACCCAAATTCTTGTTATAAAGGTTGGTGTGTTTTGAAGTATTTAATTTCAATCCAAATGGCCAAATAATTAAATAGCCCAGAAGTGTAAACCTATGGTAAGTGCCATACGTAGTTATTGTAAACACATTAAAACTACCATGAGCAAATTAGCATTACTGGCCCGCTTAGAGGCTAAACCCGGCAAAGAAAAAGAAGTAGCCGATTTTTTAAAAAACGCCCTGCCATTAGCACAGAGCGAACCTGATACTCGTAGCTGGTACGCCTGGCAAATCGGCGAATCAACATTCGGGATATTCGATACGTTTGATGATGAGGAAGGCCGCCAGGCTCACCTATCCGGCCCTATCGCGCAGGCATTAATGCAACACGCGCCCGAGCTGTTGGCTAAAGCCCCGGTTATAGAAATGGTGACGGTACTGGCAGAGAAATAAATCAATAAAAAAGGCTTTAGAAAAATCTAAAGCCTTTTTTATGATGATTGTCTTAGTAGTTTTTCTGAACCGATTTGCTATTGAGGTAATGATAGTTGTGGGTATCGTTATACGGAACATTCGTTTCACTAAAGGTATCCTGTTGGTATAAACCAAAGTTGACCAATTTTACCTTACTCAAATCTAAACTGGTTATGTTAAGATATTTCGAAAAATCGGGAAACTTCACATTGGTGTAACCAGCGACCGATGGCGAAAGCAGGTATACAGACAAGTTAGGCGATGACGGCGCGTTTATAAAATGTGCCTGGTAATAATCAGACGTGCCTGAGAACGATGGTTTAAAATCGGCCATTGAAGTTCCGGCTACGGTGAATGACGCATCAAACGAATCGGCCTTATCTGGCACTGCACCAATTTTAACCTGGTTGTAATTGTAATCGCCTATACTGTAATACATCACAGCAACATACGATTTAAATGCTTCTGACGGGTAATTATATATCAGGCTGCCATATTGTGAATAAACCATACCGAAGTTATACTCCAGGTCATGATTGTATTGCCAAGTTGCCGTTACATCATTCTTCCCAAATAAATTCATTTGAAAATTACCTCCCGGCGCTGTTATGGTTTTTGCAACTGCAGTTTTTATGCACTGTGCTAAATCAACTGTATAATCATGCGTACCCTTCGCAATATCGAAAAGGTTATATAAGGTCTGGTTGTTCTTTAACACCTGTACCCATACCTGGCTGTTACTGCTATAATCCCATTGTTTAAAATTAGCGCTATCAGCCGGTGAAGTGATTGTCCCGGCATTTCTGTCGGTACTGATACTCAATTTATCAAATTGGGCGGCATTCTTTAAATGGATATTAAGCGGCGCATTAGATTCGGGGCTTTGCTGACCTGGGAACTGGGTATAAACGCAACCTTTCTTTACTTGTAAATATCCGGTTATGCCGGGTACAGTGGAAGGGTTATCGGCTACCTTTATTTCATAAAAATTCAACCTGTCTTTGTCATACGGGTTGGTTGATATTAATTTAAACGTAGTGGTGCCTGTTTGATATTTAGCCTCAGCTATAATGTTGCCGTTCTCGTCGGTAGCTACATAATAACTGGTGTATCCGGCCATCCTGTCGGGGTTAATATTTAAGGTTATCAACGTAGTTGAATTTGCTGATACCTGGTTATAGGCAAAATCTGTAAACACCACACTTACACCGTTAACACCATTGGTTACAACAGACATATTTTGATGCTTGGCCGCAACAATACTTAATTTCTTAACCACTGCCTGCCCGCCTGTTTTTGCAGTAAATGAAATTGCGCCTTGCAGGCCCCCTTTAATATATAGGTAATAAAACCCGTTTATTAAACCCATTTTGTATGTTTTGGTGCCTGTGTCTGTTTTAAAGGTTGGTACAGCGCCATCTTTTATAAAGCTTTTGCCAATGGTTATTAAACCATCGGTACTGCTTTCTGTAAAAACCGGCGCTTGCTGACTGGGCACAGTGTAGCCTTTTGCGGTTTCGGTAACACGCATAAAGGTATCGGCAGCAGAACTCTGATTTTTTGACGATATAACAATATCATACGTACCGGCCGCTAAAGTTTTTTTATAGGTCGATAAATTTTTAAGGTCGATACTATCTTTAGTAACCGACGATGTAGAATCTTTACTATCCTTTAACTTGTATTGAATTAAGGCTGTGCCGCCGGCTACCTGTACCCAGGTGCTGTTGGTAAATGATGGCAAGCTTATATTGCTGATGGTAACCGGTGGTACCGTAACAACAACATCTGTTAATGCTTCTTTTTTTGAACATGCACTAAGCAGGCATACATAAGCAAAGAATAAAAAATATAAATTTCTTTTCATGTGAAATAAGGTTCGGGGAGGGATAACTGATAAAGTGTTTAGCATGATATTTTATTGAACTTTGCCAGAAAAACCGTTCAGGTTAAAAGCATGCTGAGCAATACTAACAGAAGAGGTTTTGTTAAGAACCGCAGACACATCATACCAGTTTAAGGCAGCAAGTGTAAGGTCTTTCAAAAACACATCGCCACTGGTGGTTTCTGTAAAACTTAACCTGCCTGCTGTTGCATCCTTTGCATATAAAAAATAATAATCATTGGCCAGGCCCAGCTTGTAAACAACGGCTGTTTTAGCATCGGTAAAAGTTGGGGTTGTACCGGCCTTAATGAGGCTTTTACTAATTGTAATTACACCATCAGTAGTGGTAGCAGGCAAACTAATGGCCTGGTCTTTATTAATAGTAATATTTTGTGCCTGGGCATTAAACCTGATAAAGGTATCTGCTACTGCAGCACTCACTGTACCGAGGGTAATGTTGTACGCACCGGCCAGCACATCGTGCTTATAAGTGCTGATGTCTTTTAAGCTTACGCTATCTTTAATTGTTGAGGCTGTAACGGTATCGTTAGCAATAAAGGCAAAGGTAATAAGCCCTTTACCACCTAATACCTGTTTCCACGGCGTGTTGGGTATACCGTTTACAACAGGGGCAAATGAAAGCTTAAATGATGGTTTTGAATTTACTGGATTTACTGTGTGATCTTTAGCGCAGCTTCCCAGTAAAAGGACTGCCACACATAGCAGAAGTAGTTTTTGCACGTAAAAAGGTTTAGTTGTTAATAAATCGGAGAATTTCTCCGCAACTAAAATAGTATTTTAATTACAAATGAAACTAACTTATAAGTTAGTTTACTACTACCGCATATTTTTCCTGATCCTGCTTAACGACTGTGGTGTAATGCCAAGGTAAGATGCTACATCTGTTAATTGCACACGCAAGGCAATTTCGGGCTGGCGCATCATAAACAGTTTATAGCGTTCGGTTGAGTCGAGCCCCTGGTAGGCGTTGCGGATCTGGATCTTATCTAATAGACCCTGTTGGGTAATCTGATCTATTAGA
Coding sequences within:
- a CDS encoding sensor histidine kinase, encoding MQISSEDFIFLIGLTSVIFLIAPVSLIIYVNLYNRRKKRHKEEKEQLKKDFENELLKSQMEVQEQTMQTIASNLHDNIGQLLSLTVVTLSAINPDDPDRVAEKVESASQLAKRSIKELRQLSRLIYGQELIRMGLADAIKFELDYLETAGLHAITFNSNYLNKEGQSDKEIILFRIFQEVLNNVIKHAAATAIDVTITQNDKRLNLVIKDNGKSFNAEEVLKEKRGMGLFNIRKRVQIIDGDVNIIATPNIGTEINIIVPY
- a CDS encoding response regulator transcription factor — protein: MMEDQVIQIAIVDDHTLFRQGIGSLLSEYKEIEILFDAANGLELKEKLSRYPLPQVILMDITMPLMNGYETTAWIKQNYPQVRVLALSMFEEDEPIIKMLKSGAGGYILKESKASDLVYAIKTIATHGFFLNNLVSGKLLRSIQDDTLPKEPTSELTANETKFLEYCCSELTYKEIADKMFLSPHTIDNYREALFQKFDIKSRTGLVMFALKNNIAKF
- a CDS encoding S9 family peptidase; this encodes MKKLYLLLSASLFCLHTKAQTPAAAPAPVQANYQLAARFSPKKIQKLVFTTNIEPHWLKQSDRFWYVYETSNIKNWYLVDPGAQKKELLFDNARLAAEITLIVKDPFDAQHLPIENLKFTKDEKSIQFELKSSIDVVKKDRKDKKAADSLEKKTFYFQYNLATKKLAELKNYEKVKPKPKWASIAPDSSVVIFARYFNLYWMDKENYKKAVKNEDDSTIVEHALTKDGVEYYAYGNSGNDDDTDTDGDDAKSKKKRKSSSVLWSPDSKHFALIRSDERKVKDLWVINSIAQPRPTLQTYKYEMPGEKEQPHRELLLFDFDAKTSKKLNVTLFKDQELSTWQAPVLAKNKDDEFRPSVWLGTNSRFYFYRTGRDLKKIDVCSVDINTGKVDIKVEERMNTYVEIAKPGLINGGKELVEWSERDGWAHFYLYDDAGNLKNQITSGSFHCDDIVNIDEKNRVLYFTASGREPNENPYYVHLYRINLDGSGLKLLNAGNFDHTSNQNDTEKYFVDAFSRVNTAPKSVLCDNTGRKLMDLETADLSRLMGAGYKFPEPFKIKADDGITDLYGVMYKPFDFDPTKKYPLIEYVYPGPQTEAVNKAFSSRMDNVDRLAQFGFIVVTVGNRGGNPERSKWYHNFGYGNLRDYGLADKKAAAEQLADKYPFIDINRVGITGHSGGGFMSSAAMLVYPDFFKVAVSESGNHDNSVYNRWWSEKHNGVKEIITPKGDTTFQYTIDKNPDVAKNLKGRLLLSTGDIDNNVHPANTIRLINALIKANKRFDFVLLPGQRHAYGDMTEYFFWQKGDYFCKYLLGDFNQPVDIVEMDREIEMSNKKKP
- a CDS encoding putative quinol monooxygenase — translated: MSKLALLARLEAKPGKEKEVADFLKNALPLAQSEPDTRSWYAWQIGESTFGIFDTFDDEEGRQAHLSGPIAQALMQHAPELLAKAPVIEMVTVLAEK